One Micromonospora sp. FIMYZ51 genomic window carries:
- a CDS encoding sulfurtransferase: MSRDTALVSAEWAEKNLDAPGVVFVEVDEDTSAYDTSHIAGAIKLDWKTDLQDPVRRDFVNKAQFEALLSERGISNDDTVILYGGNNNWFAAYAYWYFKLYGHRDVKLLDGGRKKWELDARPLVSDPVTRPATQYVAQEPDNSIRAFRDEVVAAIGTKNLVDVRSPDEFAGRLLAPAHLPQEQAQRGGHIPTAISVPWSKAANEDGTFKSDDELRKIYGEAGLDDGKETIAYCRIGERSSHTWFVLQELLGHRNVKNYDGSWTEYGSLVGVPVALGDEPGEA, encoded by the coding sequence ATGAGTCGCGACACCGCACTCGTCTCGGCCGAGTGGGCCGAGAAGAACCTCGACGCCCCGGGCGTCGTCTTCGTCGAGGTCGACGAGGACACCTCGGCCTACGACACCAGCCACATCGCCGGTGCCATCAAGCTCGACTGGAAGACCGACCTCCAGGACCCGGTCCGCCGGGACTTCGTCAACAAGGCCCAGTTCGAGGCGCTGCTCTCCGAGCGGGGCATCAGCAACGACGACACCGTCATCCTCTACGGCGGCAACAACAACTGGTTCGCCGCGTACGCGTACTGGTACTTCAAGCTCTACGGCCACCGCGACGTCAAGCTGCTCGACGGCGGTCGCAAGAAGTGGGAGCTGGACGCCCGGCCGCTGGTGAGCGACCCGGTGACCCGCCCGGCCACCCAGTACGTCGCGCAGGAGCCGGACAACTCCATCCGGGCCTTCCGCGACGAGGTGGTCGCCGCCATCGGCACCAAGAACCTGGTCGACGTGCGTAGCCCCGACGAGTTCGCCGGCCGGCTGCTCGCCCCCGCCCACCTGCCGCAGGAGCAGGCCCAGCGGGGCGGTCACATCCCGACCGCGATCAGCGTGCCGTGGTCGAAGGCGGCAAACGAGGACGGCACCTTCAAGTCCGACGACGAGCTGCGCAAGATCTACGGCGAGGCCGGGCTGGACGACGGCAAGGAGACCATCGCCTACTGCCGGATCGGTGAGCGTTCCTCGCACACCTGGTTCGTGCTCCAGGAGCTGCTCGGGCACCGCAACGTGAAGAACTACGACGGGTCCTGGACCGAGTACGGCTCGCTTGTCGGC
- a CDS encoding Ms5788A family Cys-rich leader peptide has protein sequence MGTLLTKRRAVDLCRVATCLCRPVI, from the coding sequence ATGGGGACGCTCCTCACCAAACGGCGCGCGGTCGACCTGTGCCGCGTGGCCACCTGCCTGTGTCGCCCCGTCATCTGA